The Saimiri boliviensis isolate mSaiBol1 chromosome 19, mSaiBol1.pri, whole genome shotgun sequence genome contains the following window.
AGCTGTCCTCAGCCTCATGCTGGCTCCACCTCCTCTGCTCAGCCTTGGGACACCCAGGGCTTACTCCTGAGCCACCTTCTCTATTATCAACATTGTTTCTAGGTGTACTCATTCAGGCTTTAAATATTATTCCTGTGCTGATGATTCCTAAATCTTTATGTTTAACCCTTACACTTCTCTTCAGAAATCCCAGTGCCTTCTTGACATTTCTGCTTAGATTGCCTGAAGGCATTTCAAACTTAACAgggccaaaacaaaaacagaatttcacTCAAACCTACTACTCCTTTGGTCTTCTATCTCAGTAAAAGGCACCAACAACCACTTAGATTGCTCATGCCAAAAATTTAGGAACTGTCCTTGATTCTGCTTCTTCTCCACATTCCACAATGTGCCAAGATGCATTAATAGCTCTACCTACTAATGCATCCCAAATCTATCCTTCTTACCTCTACTACCACCTCCATTGTAGTGCAAGCCACAGACACAACCACCTCTCTCTCTGCTATACTCCTATAATGATCTCCTAATTGGTCTTCCAAATTCTACTTTTGCCATCCTAAGACTTATGCTCTACAAAAAAGCCAGAGTAATCTGAAAAAGGTAGGTCACATCACTTGGCTGCCTAAAATCCTCAAAGACCACCATGAATGTgattctaacttttatttttttttgagacagtctcgctcttgtcactcaggctggagtgcagtagtgcaatctcggctcactgcaacctctgcttcctgggttcaagcgattctcttgccttagcctcctaagtagctgggattacaagcacaccccaccacacccagctaatttttgtatttttagtagagacagggtttcaccatgttggtcaggacagtctcaaattcctgacctcaggtgattcacccacctcggcctcccaaaatgctgggattataggcgtgaaccactgtgctggcCTGATTCTAACTTTTCTCATTCTGGTTTACAAAAAGCCCTATGTAATCAGTCTCTGCCTACTTATCTCTGAACACATTTCACTTACAGGAGTAAATCACAATCTGTTAAGACATTCATTTAATTATGAAATtaagatagtcttttttttttgcaacagaaaATTGCTATATACTATTCAATCATTCTATGTCTTCGTTTCAAGGAAAGCctgagaaagaaatgtattttggaaGTCAGGAAGTAAGATCTAATGAATAAAATGCCTCTTCTGGTATTCTATTTTTGGTTCTAATTTTTAGATTTCTGATGATTTCTATAAGCACAGAAAAACAAGACCATGCTCCTCGGTCTCTCTGAGGTATTCTGCCATCCCTTGACTACTTACCCTGTGGGCAGACACTCTTCTAATCTCTTGTACTGGTAGCCAGAGTTAGGGTTGACTTGGCCTCCTGGGGTACAGGCCGTAGCCTGGATAGTTAGCTGATGGCAGGCACACTTGGACCTATATGACAGAGGGAAATAAAGGAAAGGAGCGGGGGGATCAGAGAACAAAATAACACAATATACATGCATCTAGTGTTGCTCAGTGTGGCCATGTCAGTCTGCAGCCTCCCTACCTCACAGCTTTCATGGAGGCCTCAGAGCAGGAGTTCCAGGTGAGGGAGGAGGTAAAGGGAGATGGGGAAAGCAGTACAGATACAAGGCaaaggaagagatgaaaagaaaccatgacaaagtgggaggcaggggcagTAATTCCCCAACAACTCACTTGTCCCGACACCCATCCTTGCAGTCACAGCCAACCAGAAATTCAGGGCCTGTGTTAATGAAAACACCCTTGCCCGGGATACGTTCCTTGCTGTAGGCCACCTGGGGTGGAGGGGTTGTGTCAATCTCATTAACGCAGGATAGGGGAACATCTTCCTTCCCATAGGTGATGTCCAAAATATAGTAGAAAGGCTTATAGGGCTGAAACTTGCGGTCCACAAGAACGTATGGATCCAAACAGAACATCTCCAGGAAGAGGAAGTCACAGCCAGTCTCAAAAAGGTAGCGTTCGATCTCCTGCATTGTCCGAAGGCACAGACCACAAGGTGTCTTATAGATAACATGAAAGCCCATCTTGCGGTTAACTCGACGCCGGGCTGTCATCCGCCGAAAGTCATACAGTAATGGGACCAGCAGAGGGTTCTTGCCCCGGTACTGCTCATTCCTCATAGGTCTGACTCGAGACAGACAGGTATAGCTGCAGACATGAGGTAAGTAGAAAAGCTTCTCCATGGGAGCACGGTAGGAGGGCTCTGCTGGGGCCCGCTCCAGCATGCCATGGAAGGCTGGGGGtgctggaggggctgggggtgctggaggggctgggggtgctgAGGGTGCTGGGGCAGAGGCTGTGGAGCCTAAAGGTGATCTGCAAATGAGATGCAAACGATCAGATCAGAAGGCAACAGGACCTCTGTTGTATAATTAACCCTCCAGCTAGCTAAGCCATTTCTCTCAACTTTCAAACAGCTGTGCTCCTGAAGCTAAAGATGATTCAAGTAAGATTTTCCCTTGCCCTGCCAAACCTGGGCAATGAAACTCCCTGGTTACTCTTCACTGACTGATAACATCTCTATTTCAACAGTATACCTTTCCTAAAATGTATTTGCCTGTGAATTATGAAAATAGAGTCCAGTCttctaccaattttttttttgcctgctatGTGTTCTAGAAATGTCCTTACTAACTACTCCCAGAATTAAAGGAAAGAAGCTGTTTCCTTTCTATTTTAGCAATGATGGCACCATGTTCAATAAGAAGTTTTAACAAATGGCTTTCTGATGATATGATACTTCCAAGcacccagtttcttttttttttttttgagacagcatcttgttctgtcaccaggttggagtgtagtggtgccatcccagctcactgcaacctccaacttcttggttcaagtgattttcctgcctcagtctcctgagcagctgtgattacaggcatgtgccaccatgcccagctaatttttgtatttttagtagcgacacggtttcaccatgttggccaggatggtctcaatctcctgacctcaggtgatctgcctgccttggcctcccaaagtgctgggattacaggtgtaagccactgtgcccagcacaagCACCCAGCTTCTAATTCAATTATTCTTACTTTCTATTTATTAGAAACTTCTATGGGTAAAGCTTCCTTTTCAAGTCCAAACTCCTCACCATCTTAAACTAAGCCATTCAGAGCCAAGGAACCTTCCCCCTACACGGTGACTACGCATTGCCATCCTGCCTACAGAAAGCCTCAGGTTTTCTCACCTGTATGTCTGGTTGATCCCGGGTTTACCACCAGAGACATTTTCACTGAGTGCAGGAGACGTAGGGGAGGAATGACCAGAGCCCACAGATCCTGGTCGGAAGGATGTGCTCTTTTTGGCTACCTGCTTCCGTGACTGGGCAAGCTGGCTTTCCAAACTTCTAGGAGATTAAAGAGAGCATGTAGTAAGGGGTGTGGAAAACATAatatgaaagaaactgaagaaaaaagaaagactaacactcactcactgtcacctGCTTGGGGGGACAGAGGTGGAGCAGGTGGGAAAGGTGGGGCAGGTGGAGCTGTAGGCTGTGGGGGTTCCACTGGTTTGAACTGGGTTCCAGTACCAGTCAGATCCTGTGTGTATTGGACAACAGGGCCTTTGCTCCTCACAGCACCTATAGGAAAAAGGAAACTGACCACTGAGAAGATGATAGCTATGATGCTTTCAGTCACACATCTGATCCTTAACTTACACAATATAAAAAAGCAGCAATGGCTGGactcagtagctcacacctgtaatcccagcactctggcaggccaaggagagagggGCGGGTTGCTTGAGGttatgagttcgagaccagcctggccaacatggtgaaaccccatctctactaaaaatataaaaaattaggcatggtggggcacatctgtaattctagctgctcgggaggcagaggagaatcacatgaactgggaggtggaggctggagtgagccaagatcgtgtcagtacactccagcctgggcaacagagtgagactctgtctcaaaaaaaagaaaaaaaaaaaaaaaaaggcaccaatGGACACGTTTTAAGTAAGTGCTAAGACTCTCAGTTCCTATTATTAACTGTCACGGATGCCGGGATATGTTGCTTTGACTTAgataagactttttcttttttccttcttttaaagtgaaagcaagtttattaagaaagtaaaataataaaagaatagtggccgggcacggtggctcatgcctttaatcccagcactttgggaggctaggcaggcagatcacctgagatcaggagtttgagaccagcctggccaacagggtaaaactctgtctctactaaaaacacaaaaattagcttggtgtggtagagggtgcctgttatcccagttacttgggaggctgaggcaggagaattgcttgatcccaggaggcagaggctgcagtgagccgagaccgtgccactgcactccagcctgggtgacggagtcagaccccatttcaaaaaataaaaataaaaagaatagctactccataggcagaggcagagcagccactttttttttttttttaatagacagtgTTCCACTTtgttactcaggttggagtgcagtagtgtgaccttagctcattgtaaccttgaaatcctgagcttcaagtgatcctcctgcctcagactccagagtagctaatAGTACAGGTTGACACCGTGAAttcagcttgttttttttttttttttttttttttttggtagagataaggtcttgctatgttgcctagcctggtctccaactcctggcctcaaatgatcctcccacctcagcctcccaaagtgctgagattacagacatgagccaccatgcaccaTGCTGAGCCTTAGATAGGACTTTATATCTTCCTATCTCAGATGATTTACCTGATTAATTATGTTATACTTTGAGGGAATATTTTCAGAAACATTCTTTAACCAACTaattttggcagaaaaaaaatcaatctgaaAGTATGAcagtaatattaaaaaacaaaaacaaatctgttttttgtttttgagacagagtctctgttacccaggcaggagtgtagtggtgtgatcatagctcactgcaactttgacctcctcggttcaactgatccttctgtctcaacttcttgagtagcttggactacagattaatgccactatacccagctaatttttgtgtttttctttttttttggtagagggtttcaccatgttccccaggctggtcttgaattcctgagctcaagcaaaccacctgtctcagcctctgaaagtactgggattgtaggcgtgacccactgtgcctggtcagatCTGGGTTTTAAAGAAAACTGACTAAACGCTTGATGTGgtagcttatgcttgtaatcccagcactttgggcagctaaggcaggcagacaaCATgtgcccaggggttcaagaccagcctggacaacatagcaaataAACATAACTCAGTCTCTGTTtatgtaaaaaaagaagaaaactaaccATAGATAACACACAGCTGACAATTCTCACATGGACAACAGAGGGTAGCTACTATTACCCTAACCTAAAACCAACTGTTTCAGATTTTTATGTGGTTGTTTAGAACAAATCAGAGCCACTGCACAGGGAAGCAGGAGGACAAATCAATCACCACTATTGGAAACAACTCGGCACATATCCTGTTTCCAAGTAAGCAGTGTCACTGCGATAAACAAAGGACAGCCATTGTATATAATCTTTGCTGGTTGGCCCTGTTTCTTCCCTCCCCCAGGTATCTTTCAGGACATACCCATGTTTGGACGTGTCCTGAGCTGTCCTCCTTGCTTCTTCTCCAGTGCAGAGGCTGAGGATGTTTTCATGCTGAACATGGGCTCCAGCCGTGTAGAGCCTCGATAGATCCACTCACATCTTTTGTCATCCTGAGAAATAAGGAGAGAAGAATGAAGGGAAATAGCTTACAGGCTAGAATTTATCCTGACCTGTATAGAGGATATACACCATGTGTCATCTCTGGGAAATCTCCCTGATGAGCCTTAAATTCCTTATCTACTCAATAAACTTATATCCCAGGCTCCACGAAAGGTATCAGGAACACAGTGAAAAATATATACTCCTTGTTTAAGGAATTACAGGAGGAACAGATGTCTATACTGAGTATAAAAACTAGgatagctgggcacaatggctcatacctgtaatcctggtaagttgggaggacaaggcagacagattgcttgagctcaagaccagcgtgggcaacatggcgaaacccatctctactaaaaatacaaaaatcagccaggtgtggtggcctgcacttgtagtcccagctacttgggaggctgacatgggaagaccacttgaaccctggaagttgaggctgcagtgagctgtgactgcaccactgtactctagcctgggtgacagagtgagactctgtctttaaaaaaaatctcaaaaaacaaataaaccaccaccaacaacaaaacaaaaacaaaacaaaacaaaaaaacaggctgagcactgtggctcatacctgtaatctcagcactttgggaggccgaggcgggtagatcacttgaagtcaggagttcgggaccagcctggccaaatggtgaaaccccgtctctactaaaatacaacaaattagccaggcatgatggcgggcacctgtaatcccagctactagggaggctgaggcaggagaatcactcgaacccaggaggcagaggttgcagtgagcagagatcatgccattgcactccagcctgggcaacaagagtaaaactctgcctaaaaacaccaccaacaaaaaaaaaacaaaacaaaaatacagcaaACTAAAAACATAAGATCATAAGGCCTTAGGAGTAAAGGGCTGAGAACACTGAGAAGAAATACAATTTCCCATTTCTTCCGGCTACTTTGGGCACAGTGTCTACTGGGTAGCCCTGTTCTGCAAGAAgtagcattaaaaaatattttttaaaaattttaaaaaaagaaataaagaaatataattctaaggagggagagagaagggagaaaaggatgagTACAAAAGATCTAAGAGTTAAACTGAACCTTGAAAGATAATCAAGACTCCTAGATCCCTCTTCTCTGTACCAATATCCTATTAAAACCTTAACCCTGGAAAAATGGAATTGCCTGCCTTTTCTGTTACTATACACAATGTGAATGCtcctaaagagagagaaaaaaaatcaaaatcatgcaGATtaatatggaattttttttttttttgagatggagtttcactcttgttgcctaggctggagtgcaatggcatgatctcggctcactgcagcctccacctcctgcgttcaaacaattctccggccttagcctcccgagcagctgggattacaggcacttgccaccataccgactaatttttttatgtttagtagagacagggtttcaccatgttggctgggctggtctcgaactcctgaactcaggtgttctgcccgcttcagcctcccaaagtgctgggattataggcatgagccaccatgcctggccagagaatttttttttttattttttattttttttgagacctagtcttgctccattacccaggctggagtacagtggtgtgatctctgctcactgcaacccctacctccctGGTCCAAGCAAAtcccctgcttcagcttcccaagtagctgggattacaggtgcatgccaccatgcccggataatagtttttgcattttgagtagagattgggtttcaccatgttggtcaggctagtctcaaactcctgacctcacgatctatccgccttggcctcccaaagttgtgggattacaggcatgagccactgcacccggccaagaatttattttcaacaatgacCCACAGAGGAACAACAAAAAGGACAAAGTAAAATTTGACCAAAGCCAGAACACATAGGAGGATAAGAAAGAGGATGGCTATAGAACAGCGACAAAACCATCCTCATTACTGCCTCTTAAGTCTCTCccaccaacctctgcctccaaaattcTAGGGAAGAACAGTACCAAGAAGAGGATCCTGACTAGGCTGCCATCCACCTCCTCAACTCGGGACTTCCACCATGTGCCTTCCCACTCAGTCTTGATAAGCTGGCCACTCTTGAGCAGTACCATGGGGCGGTTGGGGTAGGCAGTGACATACTCCTCTATGAAGTCACGACAGGAGATGTCTTCTATGTCTTCCCAAGTCTTTTTCACTGTTTCAAGGAAGAAGTAGAACTAAGAGGGCAGGTAAGGCATGTCTTGATAGGGAAAAGGCTTTGCAAGGAGACATTTGACATTTTTCAAgttgaaaaggagagaaaaagtaaaatcagAACCTCAAGGGAAGTAAAGCCAAGACCACCTAAGTAATACACGTAATGCACAAATTGCATATGCTTGCAAATTGAGTAACTAATAACCAAGTAATGTACAATATAGGGGAttcacttattttatataaatggatgtCTCTTCTTTGGAAAATTCAAGAGGAAATTCTTGCTCACTTGTTAGTAAGTCTAATGGTAAATTTAAAAGGATCAGATGGCatcatgaaatgaaaaaattagtcCTTCCTTCTCATTCTCTATAAGGTTTTTAAGAGACTCAGAATGTGTTTACTGCCATGTTATGTGTCAACACAGCACTGTTAGATAATTCTTCTGTTGTTAAAAATGATTGTTTCTGTAGGAGTCTGCTCCCAAGCCAGGATAACAAATATAGACAACACAATCATGTTCCATCTAACAGAGATTCTGTGGAAAGCATTACGCAGACTacacatttatacaaatattaGGTACAGCATGACACTAGGAAAGAAGTAACACCTTTTCCAACCTAACTCACttagaaatgaaactgaaacacaTCTATAACATGAGCAGTCTACTCAAGGTCATTCATGATCTTGTAGTGTCTCACTCTTTGGCTACAAAGACCCATAAAACTGTATCTCCCAAAGGACATCAACCAAACTTACGCTCTTTGAGAGTGAAGTACCAAAAACACCAGGGCTTTTCAACTGGAGgttgtaaaaagaaatataaggtaGAGGAGGAGAAAACTGAGCCAAGGAAGAAGGTAGGGACACTCACGTGGCCGGCAAATGGGATACAGTTCAGACTGTGTGACATAGGAAGCATAGCCATcatcaaagaaaatgagaaacctGTAAGAGAAGAGTGACAGTAGAAAGACCTGGGGTTGATATCTAACATGATccacagaaattattttatcatagCTTCTACTTCTCTGGATCATAACAGGATGTACCCCAGGGAAGACATTCCAGTCTACcactttcttcctgttttctttctttccactctGGGAGTTAGGAGTTCTCCCTTAATTTAACCAACACATCccaactttttcaaaaaacatacatatgtatattttgagacagtctccttctgtcgcccaggctgcagggcagtggtgcaatctcggcttactgcaacccccgcctcctgggttcaagcaattatcctgcctcagcctcctgagtcactgggattacagacatgtgccatgacacctggctaatttttgtatttttagtagagacagggcttcaccagttggccaggctggtcttgaactcctgccgtcaagtgatccactcacctcggcctcccaaagtgctaggaacaggcatgagacattgcacccagccaaaaaaaacatgtattatttttcctctATCAGATTCCTATGCTGctgtctccatttctttcttctatgtGAATCCCTATTCCCCTGACTATTAATCACTCTTGATTATTCTCTTCCTAGTTTTctctttgaggaaagaaaagggggaaaaaaaaaaagaagaagagggagaaagaatcaCCCACATGACTCCTGTGGTCAAGAAAGAGTAAGGGTTTCAGTCCACTAGGGACTAAGAACACAAAAGCTAATTGTGATATCTGGTCTATGGCACAAACAGGGCAGGTGCTGTGCTCCCAGCCTCTACCCCCTTACAGTCCTCTGTCCAGGTACCTGAGCTTGTTTTTGACGTTTGGTGTCTCAGCTACAATGCCAGCATAGAGCCAGACCTGATTCCCATCTTTGTATTTGGCGACCACCCGACTGCCCACAAACAGCTTGTCAGCAGGAGGGTGGTAATCATAGGCAATATGGTTCCCCGACAGTAGACTCTTTCCTTTGTTGTCAAATTTCACCTTGTACTTCTTCCCTGGCCCTGAGTAAAagggaaagataaatattttttaaaactgccagTTTCTGTATAAATCCTGGCTGCTATGTGACAGACAAATGGGAAGGTTACatggaaaagaaacaatcagcagtgGAGGGTGCAGGCTGCCTTTAATGAGTGGTTCCTCCAAGTCTGCACGTACCAACTGTCTGGATGGCAATAAGAGTGCCTTTGTGCCATGTCTTAGTTCTCTTCTTGCCCAGAATTCGCATGCTGACTATCAGGTCACCATCTTTGCTTAGTTCTCCAGACATCTGACTCAAGGTTCCTATAGAAGAAAGAAAGTTATTCTAAAGAGTTATGATATAGATTGCGTAGAGAATGGGAAGGCAAAGAGGGTAGTAAGGTAATCAGGGAAGATGGGGTAATTTTTTATACCTCACCACTTTTGTGGCTCTCTTGGCCAAAGGCAGAAATACAATGCACAGATAACGCCATTGTTTATACTAacagaaaaaactgaaataaatcaaGTCCACATGTAACTAACTCAAGAAAATCCCAGGGCCGGGAGCGGATGACATCTGTTATtccaccactttaggaggctgaggtaaaaggatgGCTTGCGGTCAGGAGTGCTGACCAATCTGAGAAACAaaatgagatcccatttctacaaaaaaaaaaattttttttttaattagctagtgtggtggcatgcatctgtagtcctagctactcaggaggctgaggcaggatcattggagcccaggagttagaggctgcagtgagtcatgatcgtgCTACCGCACTCCAAACTGAcagaacaaaacttaaaaaaaaaaaaaaaaaagagtatttcacTTTACCAAATTAATGTTTCCAATTCTTTATTAACAGCAATAGTAACTCTTAAATGCTAAGTAGCATTTATAAATCATTttcctgaggaggctgaggcaggagaattgcccgaacccaggaggcagaggttgcggtgagccgagatcgcgccattgcactccagcctgggtaacaagagcgaaactcggtctcaaaaaaaataaaaaataaaaataaataaataaatacatcattttcCTGTAGGATATCTATGAATAGCCCTAATCTACAAAGCTttcctcaattctttttttttttttaaaagacaggttcttgctctgttcccaggctgaagtgcagtggcacaatcacagttcactgcagcctaaaactcctgcactcaagcaattctcccagttcagcctcctgaaaagctgagattacacatgtgcaccatcatgccaagctaatttttttttcatttatttattttttcttatttatttatttttaaacaattatttaaaacgagacagggtttcactatgttggtcaggctggtctcaaactcctgacctcaagtgatccacccgcctcggcctcccaaagtgctgggattagaggcgtgagccactgcacccagactttttcattttttaaaagatggggtttcaccatgttggtcacgctagtcttgaactcccgacctcagatgatccacccaccttggcctccaaagtgtttggattacaggtgtgtgccaccacgcctggctcaagctatttaaaaaattttattttatgtgctttatttttttctgacactATCCACCTGgagaatttttaaacatttttctgtagaaatggggtttcacaagccgggcgcggtggctcaagcctgtaatcccagcactttgggaggctgaggcgggtggatcgcgaggtcgagagatcgagaccatcctggtcaacatggtgaaaccccgtctctactaaaaaaatacaaaaaactagctgggcgtggtggcgcgtgcctgtaatcccagctactcaggaggctgaggcaggagaattgcctgaacccaggaggtggaggttgcggtgagccgagatcgcaccattgcactccagcctgggtaacaagactgaaactccgtctcaaaaaaaaaaaaaaaaaaaaaaaagaaatggggtttcactatgctgcccaggctggtctttgatgctaggcctcaagtgatcctcctgcctcagcctcccaaagctgctggaattacagatgtgagccaccacacctggcctcaaacctCTTTGTAACAAGAGTCTGAGTTACTCTCTTCTCCCTAATCTCCACCTGGAAGAAGTAGTCATGAGGATGGATACAGCCTAAATGTAGGACGCTAAATACCTAAAGAGGTACTGAAATAAAACCATCATAGACTGGAAGATTACACCATCAGTGTAAGTTACACCATCAGTTTAACTGGGATTTCATAACTAATAAGGATAATGAGTCTGGCAGGTCACAAATAATCAGCAGACACAAGACTTAAGAGCCCTATAAAAATTCACCTCCCATCTGTACCCAGGTATTTTTTGACCCTAACCTTTATGCAGATCCTGGGAACTACTCTTCTTGTTGACAGCATCCATGAACTTCTGAACATCTTGAGCTGACTTTCTTAAGGCAGCCATAGCTTCACGGAGCTATGGAAAAGGGGATGAGGAAAACAAGTTTTGAAACAGTAACATGGGTTAAAATAACTTCAGAATAAAACAcaacttgtatttaaaaaaaaaaaaaggaacgagTTCAATAAGAGTTATGTTTGGAAGCTTATGGTTACTTTGTCCAGCAAAGctgcactttgtttttttttttttgagacagagtttcgctcttgttatgcaggctggagtgcaacggcacaaccttggctcaccacaacctctgcctcctgcgttcaagtgatactcctatCTCagtccccgagtagctgggattacaggcatgtgccaccatgc
Protein-coding sequences here:
- the SETDB1 gene encoding histone-lysine N-methyltransferase SETDB1 isoform X5, giving the protein MAALRKSAQDVQKFMDAVNKKSSSQDLHKGTLSQMSGELSKDGDLIVSMRILGKKRTKTWHKGTLIAIQTVGPGKKYKVKFDNKGKSLLSGNHIAYDYHPPADKLFVGSRVVAKYKDGNQVWLYAGIVAETPNVKNKLRFLIFFDDGYASYVTQSELYPICRPLKKTWEDIEDISCRDFIEEYVTAYPNRPMVLLKSGQLIKTEWEGTWWKSRVEEVDGSLVRILFLDDKRCEWIYRGSTRLEPMFSMKTSSASALEKKQGGQLRTRPNMGAVRSKGPVVQYTQDLTGTGTQFKPVEPPQPTAPPAPPFPPAPPLSPQAGDSESLESQLAQSRKQVAKKSTSFRPGSVGSGHSSPTSPALSENVSGGKPGINQTYRSPLGSTASAPAPSAPPAPPAPPAPPAPPAFHGMLERAPAEPSYRAPMEKLFYLPHVCSYTCLSRVRPMRNEQYRGKNPLLVPLLYDFRRMTARRRVNRKMGFHVIYKTPCGLCLRTMQEIERYLFETGCDFLFLEMFCLDPYVLVDRKFQPYKPFYYILDITYGKEDVPLSCVNEIDTTPPPQVAYSKERIPGKGVFINTGPEFLVGCDCKDGCRDKSKCACHQLTIQATACTPGGQVNPNSGYQYKRLEECLPTGVYECNKRCKCDPNMCTNRLVQHGLQVRLQLFKTQNKGWGIRCLDDIAKGSFVCIYAGKILTDDFADKEGLEMGDEYFANLDHIESVENFKEGYESDAPCSSDSSGVDLKDQEDGNSGTEDPEESNDDSSDDNFCKDEDFSTSSVWRSYATRRQTRGQKENGLSETASKDSRPPDLGPPHIPVPPSIPVGGCNPPSSEETPKNKVASWLSCNSVSEGGFADSDSHSFKTNEGGEGRAGGSRMEAEKASTSGLGIKDEGDIKQAKKEDPDDRNKMSVVTESSRNYGYNPSPVKPEGLRRPPSKTSMHQSRRLMASAQSNPDDVLTLSSSTESEGESGTSRKPTAGQTSATAVDSDDIQTISSGSEGDDFEDKKNMTGPMKRQVAVKSTRGFALKSTHGIAIKSTNMASVDKGESAPVRKNTRQFYDGEESCYIIDAKLEGNLGRYLNHSCSPNLFVQNVFVDTHDLRFPWVAFFASKRIRAGTELTWDYNYEVGSVEGKELLCCCGAIECRGRLL